The DNA sequence taactagactggaaaggtttttgtctagtttaatacataatgaccagacttatagtctatttacctctattataactagactggaaaggtttttgtctagtttaatacataatgaccagacttatagaggactatttacctctattataactagactggaaaggtttttgtctagtttaatacataatgaccagacttatagaggactatttacctctattataactagactggaaaggtttttgtctagtttaatacataatgaccagacttatagactatttacctctattataactagactggaaaggtttttgtctagtttaatacataatgaccagacttatagactatttacctctattataactagactggaaaggtttttgtctagtttaatacataatgaccagacttatagtctatttacctctattataactagactggaaaggtttttgtctagtttaatacataatgaccagacttatagactatttacctctattataactagactggaaaggtttttgtctagtttaatacataatgaccagacttatagaggactatttacctctattataactagactggaaaggtttttgtctagtttaatacataatgaccagacttatagactatttacctctattataactagactggaaaggtttttgtctagtttaatacataatgaccagacttatagaggactatttacctctattataactagactggaaaggtttttgtctagtttaatacataatgaccagacttatagaggactatttacctctattataactagactggaaaggtttttgtctagtttaatacataatgaccagacttatagaggactatttacctctattataactagactggaaaggtttttgtctagtttaatacataatgaccagacttatagactatttacctctattataactagactggaaaggtttttgtctagtttaatacataatgaccagacttatagtctatttacctctattataactagactggaaaggtttttgtctagtttaatacataatgaccagacttatagactatttacctctattataactagactggaaaggtttttgtctagtttaatacataatgaccagacttatagactatttacctctattataactagactggaaaggtttttgtctagtttaatacataatgaccagacttatagaggactatttacctctattataactagactggaaaggtttttgtctagtttaatacataatgaccagacttatagactatttacctctattataactagactggaaaggtttttgtctagtttaatacataatgaccagacttatagaggactatttacctctattataactagactggaaaggtttttgtctagtttaatacataatgaccagacttatagactatttacctctattataactagactggaaaggtttttgtctagtttaatacataatgaccagacttatagaggactatttacctctattataactagactggaaaggtttttgtctagtttaatacataatgaccagacttatagaggactatttacctctattataactagactggaaaggtttttgtctagtttaatacataatgaccagacttatagaggactatttacctctattataactagactggaaaggtttttgtctagtttaatacataatgaccagacttatagactatttacctctattataactagactggaaaggtttttgtctagtttaatacataatgaccagacttatagtctatttacctctattataactagactggaaaggtttttgtctagtttaatacataatgaccagacttatagaggactatttacctctattataactagactggaaaggtttttgtctagtttaatacataatgaccagacttatagactatttacctctattataactagactggaaaggtttttgtctagtttaatacataatgaccagacttatagactatttacctctattataactagactggaaaggtttttgtctagtttaatacataatgaccagacttatagtctatttacctctattataactagactggaaaggtttttgtctagtttaatacataatgaccagacttatagtctatttacctctattataactagactggaaaggtttttgtctagtttaatacataatgaccagacttatagactatttacctctattataactagactggaaaggtttttgtctagtttaatacataatgaccagacttatagactatttacctctattataactagactggaaaggtttttgtctagtttaatacataatgaccagacttatagactatttacctctattataactagactggaaaggtttttgtctagtttaatacataatgaccagacttatagtctatttacctctattataactagactggaaaggtttttgtctagtttaatacataatgaccagacttatagactatttacctctattataactagactggaaaggtttttgtctagtttaatacataatgaccagacttatagactatttacctctattataactagactggaaaggtttttgtctagtttaatacataatgaccagacttatagaggtctatttacctctattataactagactggaaaggtttttgtctagtttaatacataatgaccagacttatagtctatttacctctattataactagactggaaaggtttttgtctagtttaatacataatgaccagacttatagactatttacctctattataactagactggaaaggtttttgtctagtttaatacataatgaccagacttatagactatttacctctattataactagactggaaaggtttttgtctagtttaatacataatgaccagacttatagaggactatttacctctattataactagactggaaaggtttttgtctagtttaatacataatgaccagacttatagaggactatttacctctattataactagactggaaaggtttttgtctagtttaatacataatgaccagacttatagtctatttacctctattataactagactggaaaggtttttgtctagtttaatacataatgaccagacttatagactatttacctctattataactagactggaaaggtttttgtctagtttaatacataatgaccagacttatagactatttacctctattataactagactggaaaggtttttgtctagtttaatacataatgaccagacttatagactatttacctctattataactagactggaaaggtttttgtctagtttaatacataatgaccagacttatagactatttacctctattataactagactggaaaggtttttgtctagtttaatacataatgaccagacttatagactatttacctctattataactagactggaaaggtttttgtctagtttaatacataatgaccagacttatagactatttacctctattataactagactggaaaggtttttgtctagtttaatacataatgaccagacttatagactatttacctctattataactagactggaaaggtttttgtctagtttaatacataatgaccagacttatagaggactatttacctctattataactagactggaaaggtttttgtctagtttaatacataatgaccagacttatagactatttacctctattataactagactggaaaggtttttgtctagtttaatacataatgaccagacttatagactatttacctctattataactagactggaaaggtttttgtctagtttaatacataatgaccagacttatagactatttacctctattataactagactggaaaggtttttgtctagtttaatacataatgaccagacttatagactatttacctctattataactagactggaaaggtttttgtctagtttaatacataatgaccagacttatagactatttacctctattataactagactggaaaggtttttgtctagtttaatacataatgaccagacttatagaggactatttacctctattataactagactggaaaggtttttgtctagtttaatacataatgaccagacttatagactatttacctctattataactagactggaaaggtttttgtctagtttaatacataatgaccagacttatagactatttacctctattataactagactggaaaggtttttgtctagtttaatacataatgaccagacttatagtctatttacctctattataactagactggaaaggtttttgtctagtttaatacataatgaccagacttatagactatttacctctattataactagactggaaaggtttttgtctagtttaatacataatgaccagacttatagtctatttacctctattataactagactggaaaggtttttgtctagtttaatacataatgaccagacttatagactatttacctctattataactagactggaaaggtttttgtctagtttaatacataatgaccagacttatagtctatttacctctattataactagactggaaaggtttttgtctagtttaatacataatgatgCCGCGATCAGAGAACATgtgacccggggaacatagggatgatcccgtctacagttagccagttagctgtgttagccgccgagctagcagctgaattagcagccgagttagccgcgatcggggaacatatgACCCAGGGAACATAAGTACGCTCCCCAACTGAGTTAGCTTAAATGATGCTAAATCGCGATCATGCTAACAAGTAAAAACGGACTTTCAAAGAGTGTAAATATACACCAGCAGCTAACAACACAATCAGAAGAGGAAAGTAACATGTACACTCTCATTTCACTTCCCCATGAACACAACTTACATCGTCAGTGACTGCTGCAcgtgaggaaaagaagaggaactGTATAACTGCCTTCATAATAAAACCAcctacttcaaaataaaagcatgcataCATAAATATCCTTTGATTTGAAGaattcataataattataatactcAAAAGTAACTAGGAATTGATTTGTAGCCTAACCATTGACTAAACAGGGCATGAACAACCAGACATTCATTTTTCTGAAACATgcaccatttattttaaatatttttttaaacagctgattttttttttatcaggtcTGCATATGAACACATTGCAGAGAACTGAGTGGACATTCATCCAGAAGGGCTGTATattaaagatgtgtgtgtgatccgAGCCTTCCATTCAATAGATTGGAATTTCCTATATCGAGTTTTACACAGATTCGACATACCACTGTCAGAATTAAAGTAAATGGCTGCTtatcaaacatttttattttggacaaggttccttccttcctcccttcttccttccttccctcctttccttccctcctcccttccctcctttccttccttcctctaacccctaacccctaacttaTATAACTGATAGaataaagagaaaggaggaaggaaaggagggagggaggaaggaaagagagaaggagggaaggaagaaggaaggaaggaagaaaaggatggaggacggaaaggaaaggagggaggaaagaaagaaagagagaagcagggaaaggatggaggggggaATGAAATTAAagttcctcccttcttcctttccttccgtccctcctcctttccttccttcctctaacccctagtatatatatatgaataagtTGATAGAATAAAGAGTGGAGTCAGAGTTCAGCTAACTTTTTATTTGCACGTTAACAAACAGAATCGcagctcaaacacacaaaagctccgtcagacaggaaggaagcagaCGCCGGTACAACCCACCGGTTACCGACCGACCggttattagggttagggttagtcaccGACCGGTTACGGATCAGCTGACCTGGCCGGTTACGGATCGGTGACCGGGCCGGTTAAAGATCGGTGACCTGGCCGGTTACGGATCGGTGACTCGACCGGTTATCGATCGGTGACCCGACCGGTTACGGATCGGTGATTCGGCCGGTGACCCGATCGGTTATCGATCGGTGACCGGCCCGGTTATGGATCAGCTGACCGGGTCGGTTATGGATCAGCTGACTCGGCCGGTTATGGATCAGCTGACCGGGCCGGTTACGGATCAGCTGACCGGGCCGGTTATGGATCAGCTGACTGGCGACTTCCTGTTCAAACCGCTGCTGAatgacatgaagaagaaaagagatggAGGCTGAGAGCAGaaccaataaatcaataatcaaCCCTTTACACCGTTAATCGTTAGTTTGATCAGCTGGACTTTAATTAATGAGCTCGTCACCACGGCGACCACACAGAAACAGCAGGCagagcaaacaggaagtagtttccTGAATGGTAATTTTCAATGAGTCACTTTTATTTGATCGGTATAttgatcacttcctgtttggagATTATACACAGATTGAAACTTTATTAACAAACTGAACTCTGAACGATTAGTCCGAGCtgcagtgatgaagatgatgatgaagatgaagattatgaagaagatgaagatgatgatgaagaagaagaagatgatgatgatagagatgataatgataaagatgatgatgaagaagatgatgatgatggtgatgatgatgatgatgaagatgatgaagatgatgaagatgatattAGTGGAATTGGTTCATGCTACAAACATTGTATTGTACATGTTGTCAGTCCGGATGctgctcatcttcatcatcatcatcatcatcatcttcatcatcatcatcatcttcatcatcgtcTTCAGTTCATTGATCGACCAGAGGGCTGACAGGTGTGAGCGcagcctctgattggctctccTGAACAGCACCGACGTCATCCTGTCAGTcggagtgatgtcagagtgatgtcagagtgatgtcagagtgatgtcagagtgatgtcagcagctcttcttttggtttttttcaGACAGACATGCGATGAACAGCAGGAGGggaatcttctttttttttttttattcgaGCATTCCTtccgatgatgtcatcactccttccgatgatgtcatcactccTTCCGATGATGTCACCAACCTTTAACTATGACGTCATGTCTGTGTTTTGAAAAGCAGCCGATTGGCCGGCTgttagagacagaaagagagagtgttGGTTTTCACACGCTGGCCCTGAACGCAGCGccgggggtcaaaggtcacatgaTGACTCATCAGGAGcgctgaccaatcagctgttagatagaatatttaattacatgttaatgattaattatattaagttttattgaggtcaaaggtcaaaggtcagaggtcaaaggtcagaggtcaaaggtcagggccTAGTATTCAGCATGACGATGCGTTCAGGGTCAGTGTGGAGTGTAGGAACATGTGAGCAGGTCAGTGTGTGTTagtacagatgtgtgtgtgtctgtgtgtgtgtgtgtgtgtgtctgtgtgtctctgtgtgtctacatgtgtgtgtgtgtgtgtctgtgtgtctgtgtgtgtgtgtgtctctgtgtgtgtgtgtgtgtatctctgtgtgtgtgtgtgtgtgtatctctgtgtgtgtgtgtgtgtgtgtgtgtgtgtgtctgtgtgtgtgtgtgtttgtgtgtgtgtgtctgtgtgtgtgtgtgtgtgtgtgtatctgtgtgtgtgtgtgtgtatctgtgtgtgtgtgtacactcaGTCTTTATCTCAGAGTCTGTAGAGTCTctacccccccgccccccccccccccccccctcctcctgctcagtACTCGTTCAGGTTGTGCCATTTGGAGATCTGCCGGCGGGGGTTCTCGCAGACCTCCCTCCAGTGAGCGGCTCCGGTGGGGGCGGGGCTGTGCAGGCCCAGCAGAACCCGGCCCAGAACCTCGTTCTTGGTGGTCCGGTCGAAGTCCACCACCAGGAACTCCACGGAGACCTCGGGCAGCAGCTCGGGGGGGATGTCGTAGATGAAGGACTCGTTGAAGACCGGGTTCAGGGTGCACTTCTTCACGTGGGTCTTCTTCTTAGCGATGCGCTTACGTCCGTAGAACACGTTCACCTTCACGTAGGGgtctgaggagagaggaggagaacgTTAGAACACGTTAGAACCCCCCCCCAGGGgtctgaggagagaggaggagaacgTTAGAACACGTTAGAACCCCCCCCAGGGgtctgaggagagaggaggagaacgTTAGAACACGTTAGAACCCCCCCCAGGGgtctgaggagagaggaggagaacgTTAGAACACGTTAGAACCCCCCCCAGGGgtctgaggagagaggaggagaacgTTAGAACACGTTAGAACCCCCCCCAGGGgtctgaggagagaggaggagaacgTTAGAACACGTTAGAACCCCCCCCAGGGgtctgaggagagaggaggagaacgTTAGAACCAGGGTTCTAAATTAACACCCGCCAAATTTATGATTTGATtttcatccatctatctctgCACAACTGTAGACCTGGGCCTAAGTTGAGAGCAGTGCTGGACACAGACACCTATGAGGGAGTCCTCCTGAGTCCTCCTGAGTCCTCCTGAAGCCTACTGATGCTGACCAGCATGACAAGGCAAAGAAATAATTACCCCCTCcttcccaccccccacccccacccccaaagcAGGTTAGGGGAAAAGAAAGGGCAGGGTGAAAGCTGTACTCTACAGTGTAACAACGGTTTCTATGGCCATCTGTGACTGTATAAAATGATActtatttatataaattataaacaaatacatgttCAAACATAATCAGGATATCCTCtctgctgtgtgatgtcatcaagaaATGGTTGTCTGATTTTCCTAATAACTCAAATCAAATTGTTTCCATATATAAAGTATTTGAGAACTGGGGATATTTCTTTGTTCCACACTTTAAGTCTCTGGGTCTGGCATGAGATCATATCTGTAAACCTCAGAGACAGAACATGTGTGCCAGTGTCCAAATGTCTAATATTGTGAGACAGTGTTATTTGGTTTATCAGGAATCagagtaaatgtaatttgttaatatatatatattgtctgtGTGACCCTGCTACAGGAACCTTTGAGAAGACCTCATGTCCTCTCCTCACCATTCCTGCAACTCCAGCTGACAGTGAAAGAGGGTTCAGTGGAATGAAGCAGGTAAAGAGTGAAAGGTGAGACCCTCTCTGACCTCCTTAAACCCAGCTGTGCTCACCTGACATCAAACACTTTGATCCAGAGAGCTCTGAAGACATTAGATtcagatgatagatgatagatactttattgatcccaaacTGGGAAAttatcaaaatgaaaaagaaaaagaaatgaaaagtttGCTCTATCtttgtatatattgttgtatGATTGTTCTTTCTAGGTCAGGGgtcattcttccttccatccttccttccttcctcctttccttccttcctccctccctcctttacttccttgcctccttctctctttctttcctccctccttccttcctccctccctccttccctcctccctccctcctttcctccctccctcatcatCAGAGGGTGTGGTACTTACTCGCTGACAGGCCGGTGATGTCCATCTTGGGAAGGTGTCTGGCCTTCAGGACCACGACGCTGAGGCGATGAGACACCGGCTGGTAGGACAGAGACGCCAGCAGCTCCCCGCGAGTCTcacactgcaacacagaaacatgctcagtccaccttaaatctcagtccTTATTAAAgctcagtccaccttaaatcagTCCACCTTAAAGCTCAGTCCTCATTAAAtctcagtccaccttaaatatcAGTCGACCTTAAATCAGTCCACTTTAAAGCTCAGTCCATCTTAAAgctcagtccaccttaaatcagTCCACTTTAAAGCTCAGTCCATCTTAAAgctcagtccaccttaaagctcagtccaccttaaagctcagtccaccttaaagctcagtccaccttaaatcagTCCACTTTAAAGCTCAGTCCATCTTAAAgctcagtccaccttaaagctcagtccaccttaaagCTCATTCCACCTTAAAGCTCATTCCACCTTAAAgctcagtccaccttaaagCTCAGGCCTCATTAAAgctcagtccaccttaaatcaatccaccttaaatctcagtccTCATTAAAgctcagtccaccttaaagctcagtccaccttaaatcagTCCTCATTAAAGCTCAGTCCAACTTAAAgctcagtccaccttaaatcagTCCTCATTAAAgctcagtccaccttaaagctcagtccaccttaaatcagTCCTCATTAAAGCTCAGTCCTCATTAAAGCTCAGTCCTCATTGAATCTCAGTCCACCTTAAAgctcagtccaccttaaatcagTCCTCATTAAAgctcagtccaccttaaagctcagtccaccttaaagctcagtccaccttaaatcagTCCTCATTAAAGCTCAGTCCTCATTAAAgctcagtccaccttaaagctcagtccaccttaaatcagTCCTCATTAAAGCTCAGTCCTCATTAAATCTCAGTCCACCTTAAAgctcagtccaccttaaagctcagtccaccttaaatcagTCCTCATTAAAGATCAGTCCTCATTAAAgctcagtccaccttaaagctcagtccaccttaaatcagTCCTCATTAAAGATCAGTCCTCATTAAAGCTCAGACCAGCAGCTGTTGCCACGGtgacagcagcatcagcagctaGTTAGCTCAGACCAGCAGCTGTTGCCACGGtgacagcagcatcagcagctaGTTAGTCTCttttagccccgccccctaacctgctgggggcggggcttaaagagacGGAGCtgaaggaccagtagaagatcaATCAGGAGGTTTGGTtccagcagcttcctgtctggctgtgattggtgcgtgcccccccccccccccagcaccCCCCCTCACCTGCATGTTCCTCTTGGTGATCTGCTGGCTCAGGTGGACTCGGCCCGTGCTGGGGTCCACGCCCTTCAGAGGCACCACCGCCTCGCCGATGACATCATCGCGGGCGAAGCGGTCGAAGCTGAGGACCAGGAAGTGCAGCGTGAGCTCCGGCAGCGAGCTGTAGGCGACTCCGTAGAAGGTGAAGGTCTCGTCGAAGAGCGGGTCCAGAGTCTTCCTCAGGACCCGGGTCTTCACGCGGTGCTTCTTCTCCGGCAGGATGGTCATCTTCACGTAGGGGTCCGAGCTCCCCGCCTGCTCGTCCATGGCGGGCAGCCCGCGGGCCCCCACCACCGTCACCACCAGCGCCTTCTTGGGGAAGTTGTAGTCCACGGTGAGGCTGACGGCGCCGAGGCCCGGCTCCGGCTCCGGCTCCGGCTCCGAGGAGGCGGGGCTAAAGGGGGAGGCGGTCTTGCTGCTGGTCTGGCTGCTCCCGGCCGAGCTGCTGTCCAGGCAGCAGTAGTCGGCTCGGACCGGCAGCGCCCGCTCGGTCCGGGCCGGGCCGTGAGGGGGGGCGGAGCCAGCGCCGGCGGCGGGGGGCACCAGGTGGCTCATCTGCAGCTGACCCGTCATGTCCAGGATGTTGTTCTCGGCGTCGACCAGCACCATGCCCCGCCCCGCCGCGCCGTCGCCGGCCCGCCGCACGCCGCGGACGATCCGCTTGCTGCCGCTGAGGGATTCTGGGTAAATGCTGATGCCCTTCAGCATGTGGATGAACTTGTAGGGCGGGTCCTCGGCGTCACAGTAACGGTCGCCGTGGAGCTTGTAGCGGCCGGAGACGCGGAGGTAACGCCGCTGACAGAAAGACCAGAGCAGGACCAGAACCAGCACCACCAGGACCAGGACGCCGGCTCCCAGGAAGCCCGCCAGGACCGGGGACATGGctgcacacaggaagtgacatcatcaactCCTACACTGATTCGACCAATCACATCATCAGCTGATCAAATCAATAACTCAAATACAGAACAGTTATTTCATCAGTGTGACGTCATCATGATGACGTCATCCTCAAccgtgatgatgtcatcctcaATAACGATAACGTCATCCTCAGTCGCGATGACGTCATCCTAAACCGCGATGACGTCATCCTCaataatgatgacatcatcctcaATCACGATGACGTCATCCTAAAGCGCGATGACGTCATCCTCAGTCGCGATGACGTCATCCTCAATCACGATGACGTCATCCTCAAtcgcagtattacagtaaaagtactgcagtattatagtgatgtagtatgcagtattacagtaaaagtactgcagtattatagtgatgtagtatgcagtattacagtaaaagtactgcagtattatagcgatgtagtatgcagtattatagtaaaagtactgcagtattatagtgatgtagtatgcagtattacagtaaaagtactgcagtattatagcgatgtagtatgcagtattatagtaaaagtactgcagtattatagtgatgtagtatgcagtattatagtaaaagtactgcagtattatagtgatgtagtatgcagtattacagtaaaagtactgcagtattatagtgatgtagtatgcagtattacagtaaaagtactgcagtattatagcgatgtagtatgcagtattacagtaaaagtactgcagtattatagtgatgtagtatgcagtattacagtaaaagtactgcagtattatagcgatgtagtatgcagtattacagtaaaagtactgcagtattatagtgatgtagtatgcagtattacagtaaaagtactgcagtattatagtgatgtagtatgcagtattacagtaaaagtactgcagtattatagtgatgtagtatgcagtattacagtaaaagtactgcagtattatagtgatgtagtatgcagtattacagtaaaagtactgcagtattatagtgatgtagtatgtagtattacagtaaaagtactgcagtattatagtgatgtagtatgcagtattacagtaaaagtactgcagtattacagtaaaagtactgcagtattatagtgatgtagaaagtagcagcTTTGTTCACTGTGGACAGAGACGTAttgtcctcacacacacacacacacacacacacacacacacacacacagtgacgtCATCACTCTATAACAACTGAATCTAAACTAATAGAAATGttcattaatcaattaattaattattatcttcacattcattaacacaaaagatgatgtcatggttTGGAAAACAGCTGAGCTCGTTGcctagcaacacacacacagacacacacagacacacacacacacacacacacattataacacacacaaagacacagttattgatgacatcacaggagaaaaaataaaaacatctgcaggTACACAGACATGACGTCACCCCATACCCACCCTGACTGGCACGCGCACGCACATTGAGGCCTTACGGGAGGCGGGAGCGCGCCGCTCGCCtcccttatttttttattatttgttgttttttttaatctcttgaCGTGAATctgataatc is a window from the Scomber japonicus isolate fScoJap1 chromosome 10, fScoJap1.pri, whole genome shotgun sequence genome containing:
- the LOC128366408 gene encoding synaptotagmin-11-like — encoded protein: MADITELRPSYAMSPVLAGFLGAGVLVLVVLVLVLLWSFCQRRYLRVSGRYKLHGDRYCDAEDPPYKFIHMLKGISIYPESLSGSKRIVRGVRRAGDGAAGRGMVLVDAENNILDMTGQLQMSHLVPPAAGAGSAPPHGPARTERALPVRADYCCLDSSSAGSSQTSSKTASPFSPASSEPEPEPEPGLGAVSLTVDYNFPKKALVVTVVGARGLPAMDEQAGSSDPYVKMTILPEKKHRVKTRVLRKTLDPLFDETFTFYGVAYSSLPELTLHFLVLSFDRFARDDVIGEAVVPLKGVDPSTGRVHLSQQITKRNMQCETRGELLASLSYQPVSHRLSVVVLKARHLPKMDITGLSANPYVKVNVFYGRKRIAKKKTHVKKCTLNPVFNESFIYDIPPELLPEVSVEFLVVDFDRTTKNEVLGRVLLGLHSPAPTGAAHWREVCENPRRQISKWHNLNEY